DNA from Drosophila gunungcola strain Sukarami chromosome 3L unlocalized genomic scaffold, Dgunungcola_SK_2 000002F, whole genome shotgun sequence:
TGGCAATTCCCACTCGCAATTTACTTAGAAATATCTAGAAAtggtataaaaacaatttgcacTCGAAATGTGTGTGGAGTGATTATGTGACGGCTGGTAAAATGACAGCGGCTGGCAGTGTTGCAAAACGATTGCGGCTGTTTTGCACAGTAGAACCAGAATCAGTGGGACTAGAAACAAAAGTCTaaatgctttatttaaaaatgaattttatatttaatgtcCTTATCAGTGTTAGTGAAGATACCAGTTTTTTGGTCCTAGGTAGGAAACAAGAAATGTTCAAAACTTTTTGAGGAAGTGAATAAGATTTAAGCTTGAATTTAAGGTGAATTTTGCTACTTTGCTAATTAAAGTTATTGGTATCAAGAAAATCcgtaaatacaaaaaaaaacaaatatgtcAGTACCAATTGGTAGTCTGTTCATTAAAGAATTCTTACTACATACATAAacttaattaacattttccataaaatttacttattaagagaaatttaaaaaaaaatgtacggTAAACTAAATAAGGGAAATATATGGATTCATTTATATAATTTGATAATGTAAAAAGTCATACAAATTGAATTGCTTGCCCTTTATGAATACATATTGGAGTAATTTCGATTTGTTTGTGggttttattagatttttggATCGACTGGCCATCAGCTTTTTCGTTATTCAGTGGCTCAGTGGGCACATTTTGTTAATTCAAAAACACGTttgaaaacacatttttattttttctttgaatctCGCTTATCTACTGTAGTCtaggcatttttaaaaatgttgaagcTGACAGTACCCACTGTAAAGCCAGTGTTGATAACCGACGAAAAACAAACGGAGGACAGGAAGACGGCAGCAAAAATATATcagaaaattgtatttaaacgCATTTAACCATGGTTTCCCGATTCGACCAACAGAAGACGAAGCACCAGCTCTTCCACGTGTCCCTCAGCCTGGCCACGATCCTGATCTGCATGACGTACATGCAGTATCGCCGGAACTGGGCGCATCTCGGCAGCTTCTGGGACTCGCTGGTGGTGCCAATTGTATTTCTGGGAGAGCTGCTGAAAGTTGTGCTGGCCCGGTTTTACGGACGGGTGGAGGATGGCGTCCTGACCGTGAAACAGCGTCAGAAAAAGGCCGCCTACTTTACGCCGCGGGAGCTCCTCGGAGGATTCACGCTGCAGTTCCTGTGCACACTGCTCTACGCCTTCATATGCATCATTCTGGGAGCCCCTGTGCTGGGCAACTACGAGCAGACCTTCGTCCTGGCGTTGCTGATGACCCTGCTGACGGTGTCGCCCACCGTCTTCCTCCTCGGAGGCGGCGGTGCCCTCCAGGTGTGCTTCTGCGAGAAACCGGACTTTGTGACCAAGTGCGAGGACACGGCTCTGAATCTGTTCAAGTACAATGCGCTGGGCGGAATTCTGGGCGCCTGGGCTGGCAGCGTGGTGGCTCCTCTGGACTGGGGACGCGACTGGCAGGCCTATCCCATTCCGAATGTGATTGGAGCCCTTTTGGGCAGCGCTCTCGGGAACATATACGCCTGTACGCATGTTCTCTATGCCACGGCCCGTGTTTACATGACCAAGAAACGCACTTAAAGCCTCACTAATAAATGCTATTAATCCTGCCACCAAGATTATTACGTTGAGCTGCCACTGAATTCCACATACACACACCCACTTCTCATCCACTAAGAACCACGTCATCATCTCGTCTAGTCAGCAGCTTAGAAACTACCAAAAAGCAATTACCACTTTAATGTTACATGTTTAAGCATTTTACTAGAGTGTAATATTAatgaattcttttttaaatcaattaataaacTAACAAATTATGAAGTAATGAAACAAGCGCTAAAGACATTTGGTAAATGTTATGAATCTATGTCCACTAACATGCTAGAAATATCGGATAAAGCCCAGACTGAGGATAGGGTAAATAtacgtttatatatatattatttgaaaCGTTTAAAACACACATAAGTGTGTATTCtttatataattgtttttatgtttaaaccTCTTTCATATCTCAAATTTATCACTTCATCAAGTTGATTTCTCTTTTGCATAGAACATATGTATAAGTACCTAACTGGTTGGTTTATTTTGGAACTCCCAatccaataaaaatgtttgaaaacaCAACACATAATTTAAGCATCTCATAACCGATTCATATCAGTTTAAGTTTAGTCACTTCATACTGTTGATTTCTCTGtaatgaaaaacatttgtaCCCCATGATACCCTAAGATAAttacaatatatgtataagtAGTTGGTTAATTTCGGAATTCCCAATCTaatccaaatttttaaaaacacaagaCATCTCATAACCGATTCACAGATAACATATAATGATTTACAGACACGAGTTGACGACAATATTTAAGCTTTAACCGCCATCACAAAACTCTCGTCCTCCAGAAGGCACCGTTGGCCCACATAGTTTTCATTGGGTTCCCAGTAATCCTCTTCATCCGCCTCGGCCAGGGGTTGGCAGGCTTCCTCATTGTTAACCGCTCCCTCGGGAAGTGGAAATTCCCGTCGATTGTCCAGCGAGTCGTCAGCAGATGGTCTTCTCCGGAGAAACGCCCCCATTGGCGCCGCCGGGCAGTGTCCCGTCTCGAAGAGTTTGTGAAGCTTGATGAAATGCTGGCCACTGGCCAGGCGCTGACCCTCCTCCCTGGACACCAGGGCACTCCAGCTTATGGCCAAAGTGGCATGAGGCTCATAACCAGCGATGCTTGCGTTGAACTCCTCCGTTGAGATGTTGGTATTGAAGTACACCGTCTCCTCGTTGGTAAGAAAGCTGTGCGGCTCATGAATGGTGGGCATATGCTGCTCCACCTGCGGGGCGTGTTGGGCAGGCAGGATCTTCAAGTGGGAAAGTCGAGATTGCAGTAGGCTTTTGATCGATGGAATGTCTTTGAATTCTTCTTTGTTGTCCCTCTCCCGCAGGCGACACTGGAAATTGCAGCATATGGAAGACTTGAGGCACTGCGCTCCCGCCTGTCCAGGGCTGACTCCCATACTGTTCATGACTGCAAAGATAATATAgttagattttataaaaagttcAATCAATAAAGCCTTTAATGTTTCACCATAAGTTATTCTTTCAAGGGGTTTAAGGGAGATTTGAGTATTTGGAAACACTGTGAGACCAAAAACTAAGAACATCACCCAACTTACTGTATAGCTTATCCGGATTTAAATCGAATTCCTTAGAGTACAAGGAAATCGAGTTGATGTACACCTCCGTTCCCTCCATGGCATGCTGGTTCCTGACGTTCACATCCAAGCCCAGTTCGTTGGTCACCGCATTGCTAACCACACACGTGGAGTCGGCCTGCAGGCAGCTCTCCACCTGCAGCTGCCAAATATGGCGAACCAGGCGATACTTTATGCTGGAGTTTGCTCCACCCGGCAAGGAGTAATAGAAGAGAAGGCGAAGGGTAAACGGTCCAGCCTGATGTGGAGCCTGCAGCCACATGGAGATGGTGTGAACCTGCTGGGCATCCAAGGCAGCCTGTCCTGGGCGTTGTAGCAGTCGAAAAACACGTTGTCCACGGATTTCTTTGTCCTTGACGAGCTTGTCATTGGACAGATTGCGAAGGGCTGCAAATATAGTGTAACAATATTAACAATATGAATATATTTGACTTATTATTCACTTACAACTCATCATAGCCAGTGGCATTTGGCTGTGCTGATCCAAGAGGGATATACAGCGCGGGTTATCGCATCCCAGGTAGATCTCCTCAATCGGAGCAATGCCCAGATTCCGAAGGGTCACAGAAACAGGTATAATTTCACCAGCCAAAAGTCTACTGGGAACAGGACTAAAGCTTACATTCATGGCGGGCAGTTGGGGAATCAATTTGATGGTCAATCGGTTGTCCAATACAGTCTGCGATGATTGCTTGGCATTGTTAGGTCTGATCTTTTGTGTCTCGAACTGCAGGGTTCCCAGGAGACTGGCCACGGGATCCGCACTGGCTGCCACTCTACAAATCACTCCCAGGACATTCAGGCGTCCGGTCAACTTGGGTGTCAGCTTAAAGTGCAACGTTTGCTCAGCCTGTTCGGCCAGCTCAATGGCAGCCACGCAGCTGGTTTTAATGGCTGCACCCACAGCTATTTTGCTGGCACTATCCGCCGATTCCTCATACACGCAAGCATTGGACAGAACCTCCTCGTTGTCCAGGGTCAGTTTCCATAGCAGATCAATCTCGGTGAGGGCTATGCCACATCGAACGCTATTGGAAAGGGTCACAGCCAGCTCGATGGGTTCGCCCTGCACAGCAATTGGAGTTTCCAGCGCAGGCTGCTGCTTCGTAAACAAATATCTCGATGGTTTAAACACAAATGGCTTATTATTAGCGGCCGTGATAACGAGCATCTCTTCAATCTTATTCCAAATGGACTCATCGGCCGTCAGATTGGAGTTGATGTCTATGTTGGTGGCCGGCACTTGGGAAGCCAGTGCCGATGGTGATTGCACTAGAGTAAGAACACGAACGGAAGATTGCACTACTTGGGGTAAGGCATGCGGTAGAAGTCCCAATTCAGGACTGCGCTTTAGGAGTTCCTGAAATAAACGAGTTTAATATATTAGTAAAATTCATTATATAgacaaaaacttttaacagAAGAGTTCAACAAGCTACTTTcaagttttacaattttttgtattttagtcttaacttttttttataatattttcttaaaatttcaagCGAATgcgaacaaaatttaaaaaaaaaaaatgaacaaagaATGGAAGGAATcgataaatgcattttttataactaaaaaattaagtttttttaaggtttaatTGTTAACCATTATGTCAAAGACTAGTTAATGGTGTTATTAAACTGATTGTCTTTTGACATTTTATGATTTAGATGATCCATTTCATTAGAATTTTGGTCATGGCACAATAAATTTCGACACAGGACACACACACCcatcttttttataaaataactcAATGTACTTTTTGTAACCCTATAAAGTTCAACTTACATTCTGCGTCTGAATATACTCCTTGAGGAAACTGGTCTGCTGTTGCGCACTTTGAAGGCTGCCGGGCCGCAGCAAATGGGCAAAGGAGCGACTGGCCTCCTCCAGTTGCTTCAGCATATAGGCCTGCTTGGCCACCGTATACTGAATGTGATCCTCAGCCAAGCTCCACTCGCGCCTTTGGAAGACCTGGTAGGCCTGGCGATAGCAACGATACGCATGCTTCCTTTGGCCGGCGCGGGAGTAACGATTCCCGGCCAGCACAATGTGAAAGGCATACTTCCTGTGCATGGGCGGTTGGGTCACCAGGAAACAGTAGGCTGCCTGCTCCAGCAACAGAGCTGATCGGAGATCTGATTCCTCGTTGGTCATGCGTATCAATTGCTTTGCCACGTCGCTATAAAGTCGTGCTATTTTCAAGCATTCCATGCTCAGCAGCGTCGCCCTGGTGGCAAATTGCTGTAGTctgcaataacaaaaatataagaatCTGCTGGGAAAATTCAAGAAATCTTATAAACAACTTACTTGCACACGGTGAGATAACACACAATGGCATCCTCCATATAGTCATAGGTCTTCCGGTGGGCAGTTCCCAACATAAAGGCGGATAGGGCAGCCATCTCCAAGGCACCCGCATAGTATTGCCAGGCCGAGTCCGCATTGAAGTCTCGTTTGGCCTGATGGTAGGCTTGAAAAGCCAAATTATAGTGACCAGAACATAAAGTAGAGATCGCCCAACTTGCGGGTTTGCAGCTCAGCAGATTCATTGGTGtagctaaacaaaaaaacaaagaataaTAATTAACACTTAACAagaaaaggaagcaaatttcgACAAGCTTAAGTTTatgtacccttgcagctaatataacaataaaatattccattaaaactatatgtttaaaaacaatgaactATCATTGGCAGTTATATAATAGCGCTGTCCGatcttataaatttaaaaccgctttataagaaatataatCTAGTCTCTACATCGATGGTAATCAAAACTATATATACTTTctagtatatatatactgCTGGACTAAATTATACTGCCTCTGGAAAGGAAATTAAAACCTACAATTTCGAATAACAATTTAGACATCTTACATGACTGCATTTTGATTGTTGGCTCCTGCTCCTGGTTTGCTGGTGACGAACCACCGTTTGGTGGCGCTCAAGAGGGACTTGCTGACGCCCTTCTTGTTGGTCACTCCCTCGGCGAGAATGGCCACCAGATGCTCAATGTAGGGTATCAAAGCACGCACCGCATAGTCCTGCACAAAGTGCCGCAGGTTGTCGATGTCCCGATTGGTCAGGCATCCGCCGTGCGGGGCATCCGCCTCCAACTCATTGGCCCAGACATTGGGATTGATGGTCTGTGAGGCGATGCTCTCGCTGCTGATGCTGAACTTCGAGTTGATCGCCTCCGTGGCGCTCTCCTGCATGGGACTCAGCGGATGGAGCATGGCCAGATCGCTGTCCTGGGCATTGGCTCCTTCCAGGAGCTGTGACATCTGCATGGCGGGCATGCTGATGACCGAAACCGCCTCCTGTGGCGATTTGGGTGCACTCAGATCCGTCGAGGGCACGTTTGCATCGCTTTTGGGCTGCCTCTTGATAAACGTGGCCCAATGATCCGGAACTTCGGCGGCACTCTGACCATCCAGCGAGTTAATGGACACCAGGAAGCACTTGCTGTCTCCGAAGGTGGACTTTAGCAGCTCGAATCCCTGCTGCGCCTTGGACAAGTCGCCCTGGCTGGCCTCGTGCAGCACCACATAGCTGTTGAGCACCTCGTTGGGGTGGAACCACTTGGGCAGCTTCTGAGGCGTGATGCTCTGCATCTGCTGCACGCGTTGCCCCAGCTTGTGGGCCGTCTCCACGATCTGGGGATCCGCACTGGACAGCACTAGCAAACAGCTAAGCAAGTGGCGGGTGAACTCATGATCCGCCGGGAATTGCACCGTCAAAAAGGTCTCACGCCATTGCTCAAACCACGGTTCCGACGTGGGCAACTCGAGGTCTATGTCAGCTGTGGATGGGCAGGAAAACTGGGTTAGCAGAATGTTTATTTGGGTGAAAGGATTGCCTACCTATGGTGGCCAGTCGGGTCTTGTCATTGTGGGCATTGGTCACCGACTCATTGAGCATCTTCCTGGCCAGAACTGTTTGGGGCGGCCGCCAGTCCACATCACAGAAGTTAAGGCGGAGTCCGCGAACGGATACACTCGTCCCGGAAACGTCACGAAAGTGTGCTGCAAGAGGGTGTTACAAAAATCGTTAATCGTTAATTaatcatattaatttataagtttttagtTGAAGTATCTTACGAAATCTATACCCTTTATGAGATCAATAGACTATAGAGTACAAAAACGCTAGAATTATAGATTTAGGATATGATATAAGATTTGGTGACTCAATGcaaagctatatgataaaaaAGGGCTAAAGAGTACAGCAATTGACAGAACCCATGACTTAAAGCAACGCATTCTTTGTTTCCAAAGCAAAACGAAACGTTGAATAAGCGCGACGAATCGGTTGTCAGATGTGCTACTTTTTTGGCCCCAGCTGTGCCTTGTTTACCTCATTCGTCCGCCCATATCCACATCCACCCACTTCACTCCCATGCCCCGTGCACAATTTACCCACCATCGTTTGGCAACTTCGCGAACGGCTGCAGGAGCTCCACGAAGGACAGGTTGTTCCGGTGGCAGATCTCGTCCGCCTGCGGACTGGACAGCACACCGATCAGCGGCGAGAAGATATTCCGGATTATGTCGCGGGCATTGTAGTTCTGGCCCGTCAGGTGCAGCATTACTTCAACTATTTACAAAGAGAAAACACCACAAATATTACCCAGAACAAATTAGAGGTGGCAAAACGTCGATGTTGGTATCGAAAGTGGATAGCGGGAGCTTATTATAGGGTGTTCAGACAGGGCCGCATCATGGATAAGCTTTGAAAAGTAGAAATGCTCAAAATATTTCCCATTAGCAACCtgtagatatatatattatcaagtatttcataaaaaaattatattattaataattcttTATACAAGTCaagtttatcaaaaataaaatctgcAGATGATGACAGCTTAAAAAGTCTTGGCCAGTGATGGAATCActatacaaatttcttgtattGCTTTTTggctaatttaaaaatattccataTAAAAGCTCTTTGTGCTTGGTGGAAAATCCGTTTACCAACAACTTCcaaaatggtaaaaataagtttcagcaacttaatttattaaatcttttttttcattatttttgtcCTAAATACCATCCGAAGGCCTAACGTTTTTGAAGATGCGGCTTTTTTATTTCCCATATTTGACAATGATGTGACTAGTCTAAATAGGCTATTACGCGGCAAGTAGCGAAGAACCACTTTGCAACTAGCGGGGACATACTCCTTTGACATTCCGTTACTTCTTCGTGGTGAGTTTTTATCCACCGCTTGGTCAGCAGAACGGTCACACTGAAGCGCGGGAAAGCCGTCAGCTGTCATCACAAATTTTGCAAGCAAGGAATGCCAACAAATTGCGATAAATAAACGGAGAAATTTAGCCTGTAAAGTGCACAAAACTGAGCCAAAATATAACCCAAACCATCGGCCAGCGTTGCGTCACAAAAAACCAGTGTTTGTCGAGTGTTTTGCAAGAGAATTTCATCAGGGCAGGCAACACCTGCACAGAAcctgctaaaaaaaaagcgcGCCGTCGTAGGCGTCTGGAAAAACTCGGTGCACATTTTCCGAACCGAATCCAAGCCCGTCCGCCAAGTACAGTCACCATGGCCAAGGTGCACATCACCAATGTGGTGGTGCTGGACAATCCGAGCAGCTTCTTCAATCCCTTCCAGTTCGAGCTGACATTCGAGTGCATCGAGGAGCTGAAGGAGGATCTGGAGTGGAAGATGATCTATGTGGGCTCGGCGGAGTCCGAGGAGCACGACCAGGTGCTGGACACCATATATGTGGGCCCGGTGCCCGAGGGTCGCCACATTTTCGTTTTCCAGGCCGATCCGCCGGATGTCAGCAAGATACCCGAACAGGATGCAGTGGGGGTCACCATTGTGCTGCTCACCTGCTCGTATCGCGGCCAGGAGTTCGTCCGCGTCGGTTACTATGTGAACAACGACTATGCGGACCCGGAGATGCGCGAGAATCCGCCACCGAAACCGCTGTTCGACAAGCTGACGCGCAACATCCTGGCCAGCAAGCCGCGAGTCACCCGCTTCAAGATCAACTGGGACTACGGCCACATCAATGGCAACGGCAATGCCGTGGAGAACGGCCACAACGAGGACGACGAGATGGTCACCGATGGACCGCCGTCCACATCGGACACGGCGGCGTCTGTAGTCGTCCAGCCGGAGGACGACAACAGCTTGGCCATGCCCATCGAGAACGGGATCAAGGCCCTCAACGAGAACTCCAACTCCCTGGCCATGGAATGTTGAGAGCTGCCGGCGCACTCCAAGCTATATGACcgcacacaaaaacacaataaaacacacacacactcagccCCTtacgcccacacacacacacacaaacacacgccGCTATGGTCGACGACTTGAGGGAATCCCCGATTCGAACGCTCGTAGTACTCCCTCGTCCCTCTATTTAAGTAACtattaattaaagcaaaaggttaaatatatatgtatacattaaattaattactaaACTATGCGTGTACTttgttattttactttttaaagcCTAACGATGAACCAAAGTTGAGAGAAAAGATTCAGAGAAACCTTTAAAAAGTATAgtttaaagcaatttatttcaGTATCAGTACAAATTAGCAGTTACAAagtcaaatttattttttttttcttaaatgcGATTTGCAGATtgcaaaatgtatattattttccttttaaaactGTTGAAATCTCGGGGtatattgttatattattgaatttttataaatttattacttatttacaatttgttcttttaaaGTTGTAAGTTTAAATTGATTGAAGAAGTAGgggttttaacattttaaatatcaatatttttttagaaagacacatttgtagtttttaaaaacatttgtataggtattttatttttgaaaaactaatttcagCTAGAtaaatttgtagtttttgtaaatgtttctttaatttgttttgcttttgagactatctttttattattatttgaatctttatacatatgtaatacatatttgaatttcatttcTTGAACAGAATTCTAAGTAAAATCAATAACATATTTGTTTGTGACCTAGCTAGTAATCAATTCTTCCTTTCTCAAATATTCAGCTTAAATTCCTGTAgatcaaaaactgaaaaaagtagaaaaaattttgttagtattaaatttgaattccAGACCGCCGAGGATGCCGATCAGTCAACAGGATTTCACCAAAAGCCGCACGAGCAATACGTGAGGAGTGTCCAGTGAAGCCGTCGATA
Protein-coding regions in this window:
- the LOC128257211 gene encoding uncharacterized protein LOC128257211 encodes the protein MVSRFDQQKTKHQLFHVSLSLATILICMTYMQYRRNWAHLGSFWDSLVVPIVFLGELLKVVLARFYGRVEDGVLTVKQRQKKAAYFTPRELLGGFTLQFLCTLLYAFICIILGAPVLGNYEQTFVLALLMTLLTVSPTVFLLGGGGALQVCFCEKPDFVTKCEDTALNLFKYNALGGILGAWAGSVVAPLDWGRDWQAYPIPNVIGALLGSALGNIYACTHVLYATARVYMTKKRT
- the LOC128257210 gene encoding LOW QUALITY PROTEIN: trafficking protein particle complex subunit 8 (The sequence of the model RefSeq protein was modified relative to this genomic sequence to represent the inferred CDS: deleted 1 base in 1 codon) translates to MLHLTGQNYNARDIIRNIFSPLIGVLSSPQADEICHRNNLSFVELLQPFAKLPNDAHFRDVSGTSVSVRGLRLNFCDVDWRPPQTVLARKMLNESVTNAHNDKTRLATIADIDLELPTSEPWFEQWRETFLTVQFPADHEFTRHLLSCLLVLSSADPQIVETAHKLGQRVQQMQSITPQKLPKWFHPNEVLNSYVVLHEASQGDLSKAQQGFELLKSTFGDSKCFLVSINSLDGQSAAEVPDHWATFIKRQPKSDANVPSTDLSAPKSPQEAVSVISMPAMQMSQLLEGANAQDSDLAMLHPLSPMQESATEAINSKFSISSESIASQTINPNVWANELEADAPHGGCLTNRDIDNLRHFVQDYAVRALIPYIEHLVAILAEGVTNKKGVSKSLLSATKRWFVTSKPGAGANNQNAVIYTNESAELQTRKLGDLYFMFGHYNLAFQAYHQAKRDFNADSAWQYYAGALEMAALSAFMLGTAHRKTYDYMEDAIVCYLTVCKLQQFATRATLLSMECLKIARLYSDVAKQLIRMTNEESDLRSALLLEQAAYCFLVTQPPMHRKYAFHIVLAGNRYSRAGQRKHAYRCYRQAYQVFQRREWSLAEDHIQYTVAKQAYMLKQLEEASRSFAHLLRPGSLQSAQQQTSFLKEYIQTQNELLKRSPELGLLPHALPQVVQSSVRVLTLVQSPSALASQVPATNIDINSNLTADESIWNKIEEMLVITAANNKPFVFKPSRYLFTKQQPALETPIAVQGEPIELAVTLSNSVRCGIALTEIDLLWKLTLDNEEVLSNACVYEESADSASKIAVGAAIKTSCVAAIELAEQAEQTLHFKLTPKLTGRLNVLGVICRVAASADPVASLLGTLQFETQKIRPNNAKQSSQTVLDNRLTIKLIPQLPAMNVSFSPVPSRLLAGEIIPVSVTLRNLGIAPIEEIYLGCDNPRCISLLDQHSQMPLAMMSSLRNLSNDKLVKDKEIRGQRVFRLLQRPGQAALDAQQVHTISMWLQAPHQAGPFTLRLLFYYSLPGGANSSIKYRLVRHIWQLQVESCLQADSTCVVSNAVTNELGLDVNVRNQHAMEGTEVYINSISLYSKEFDLNPDKLYIMNSMGVSPGQAGAQCLKSSICCNFQCRLRERDNKEEFKDIPSIKSLLQSRLSHLKILPAQHAPQVEQHMPTIHEPHSFLTNEETVYFNTNISTEEFNASIAGYEPHATLAISWSALVSREEGQRLASGQHFIKLHKLFETGHCPAAPMGAFLRRRPSADDSLDNRREFPLPEGAVNNEEACQPLAEADEEDYWEPNENYVGQRCLLEDESFVMAVKA
- the LOC128257141 gene encoding histone chaperone asf1, which encodes MAKVHITNVVVLDNPSSFFNPFQFELTFECIEELKEDLEWKMIYVGSAESEEHDQVLDTIYVGPVPEGRHIFVFQADPPDVSKIPEQDAVGVTIVLLTCSYRGQEFVRVGYYVNNDYADPEMRENPPPKPLFDKLTRNILASKPRVTRFKINWDYGHINGNGNAVENGHNEDDEMVTDGPPSTSDTAASVVVQPEDDNSLAMPIENGIKALNENSNSLAMEC